The proteins below come from a single Neospora caninum Liverpool complete genome, chromosome IX genomic window:
- a CDS encoding ribosomal protein L29, related, whose amino-acid sequence MAKSKNHTNHNQNKKAHRNGIKKPQRKRKMSTKGMCPKFLRNQRACKRGMMKSD is encoded by the exons ATGGCGAAATCGAAGAACCACACCAACCACAATCAG AACAAGAAGGCTCACCGCAATGGTATCAAGAAGccccagaggaagagaaagatgtCGACCAAGGGG ATGTGCCCGAAGTTCTTGCGCAACCAGCGAGCGTGCAAGAGAGGCATGATGAAGTCCGACTAA